Part of the Lolium rigidum isolate FL_2022 chromosome 6, APGP_CSIRO_Lrig_0.1, whole genome shotgun sequence genome, ATGTTTAAGCATTTTAAAGATTGTATGCTTGTATCTTAGGAGTGATGGAACCTTTTCTGTTGTTGCATATAAgtgtgggaacaaacacatacatGTACTAAGTGGTAATTACCTATTCGTAACTGGTTAACAATGGTAATATGAGTAGGTTTGGGGTCAGTGCAACCAGGTTCTTGCTGATCATAGGAAATAGTGCCACCTTTTGTAGCTGCACTGAAGCTCGTATTAAACACTATCATTTCTAAGTTTGCCATCTTTAAAGAATTACTGGCATCCAAAATATCAAATTGATATATATAGATTTATCTTATCATGAAATATTATTTTGTGCACTTATTTTTATGTTAGACAGCATGTTTGCACAGAAATTGATGGTCAAAGTACCATCTTGAAAACTGTGTCACGTCTTCACTTTTGGATCGAAGAATTACGAGAATTACTCAGCTACCCAAGTTTTTTAAACTCGGCATTGaaataaaactttgttttggacaTACAACTCAGTAACTTGCGTTTTGTGATTTGTTTTTGTATGCTTGAATGGGACTTTGCTTGTTTTCTTCCTTTTGGCCTAGTTATGTGGTTTAATGCGAGCTGGTTTTTGTAGGCCACTCTGCATTAGGGAGGATGGGAAGAAACAGGTCTGCATTGTTGGTTTACAGGAGTTCGAGGTTTCTGATGTCCAGATTGTCAAAGAATACATTGAGAGAGGAAATGCCTCGAGAAGCACAGGATCAACCGGGGCCAACGAAGAGTCATCACGATCTCATGCAATTTTACAATTAGCTGTGAAGAAGCATATCCCAGTGGTAGAGACCAGAAGACAGAGAGATCGTGATGCGAATGAAGCTAAAAGTACGAAGCTTGTTGGAAAATTATCATTTATTGACCTTGCAGGAAGTGAGCGTGGTGCTGATACAACAGATAATGACAAACAAACAAGGTACTTAttcatcctatatatatatacttctgTTTTCTGGCGTGTACGAGCTGTATCATTTTCATTTGCTTGCTATCCTTTCTGTGAATACCAACATAGAATAGTCATTTGCCATCTAACTTTCTTCTTGTGCCAGAATTGAGGGCGCAGAAATAAACAAGAGCCTTTTAGCTCTCAAGGAATGCATTCGTGCACTGGACAATGATCAAATACATATTCCTTTCAGAGGAAGTAAGCTAACTGAGGTGCTTCGTGATTCGTTTGTTGGCAACTCTCGAACAGTCATGATTTCTTGCATCTCACCGGGTTCAGGTTCATGTGAGCATACACTAAATACGTTACGATATGCTGACAGGTGATATTCCCTTTAAATTTCTTCAAATTTACACATTGTGTTTGATAATTGGTAAATTCATTTAGTTATCAGGTTTCATAATATTACTGCTCAACAAACAGGGTTAAAAGTCTATCGAAAGGTGGCAACTCGAAAAAGGAGCAATTCACCGGGCAGTTTGTGTCCTCCAGCAAGGAATCTACCAACACTTCATACCCATTATCAGCTGAAGGTGAAGAAACTATGGACCAGATTCAGGAGAACAGGTATATTGATGCTTCAAGGAAAGTTGTTGAAATTAATGCGAGTTCTTCAGTGGATCCTGATAGGAACTCATTTAGTATGATTCCAAGTTATCCACATAGAGGAAAAGAAGAAACTAGTTCAACATCTGCTTTGAATGATAGGGAGAGAGTTGATTTGAAATCCAACCCAACTGGTTATAGTAGTAAAGCACAGTCACTTCAGAATTCAGTTAATTCACAAGAGGAGGATAAAGTTACAAAAGTTTCACCTCCTCGGAGAAAAGCTAATATATCAGAGAAATCTGAACGGCAGAGCAACTATGTGAAAAGGGAAAATGGACCAGAGTTAAGTCGGATTGTCCATAAACAGCAACtgaaacagcagcagcagcagcaaagacCCTCGTCTACCTCAGCATCACAGGTTTCATCGAAACAATCTGAAAAGGAAAGTTCATGTGATGATATGGAAATAAATGCAATACTCGAGGTAATATTTTTAATCATAATCAGCTTTGGTTTACTAAGTCGAGCTGTGATACCAAGGTTTATTGTTTGTTAGGAAGAGGAGGCATTGATAGCAGCCCACAGAAAGGAAATTGAAAACACTATGGAAATAGTGCGGGAAGTAAGTCCATTTACTCAATTGCACATGAATTTACATCATGCATGTATCTGTGCTGTTGTctctatgtgatcattgttgagcgtTGAGTTGCTTGTGGTGTAAATATGAACATGACTGAACTCGGTAATGTCACTTGACTAGATACTCAGAATAGTTCACTACCTGTAACTGTGCTTATTATAGTCTATCAAGCACTGTATACCACTGAGTGTGGTCAAGTATGTGCAGCCGCAGTGCCTGCAATTGATACCTGCCTGAGCAACTGATCAGAACTGTTTGATGCCAGCTATCTCAACCAGTCAGGCAGTCATTGATTAGAACTGTTTGATGCGAGTTGTGCCTGAATAGCTCGTATAGGAGTATTTTGAGTGTGCTTAGTTATTGGGAAGTGCAAACCTAAAATTTGCAGATTATACTTCTCATATATTTGTTTGCAACAGGTGTGGAATCTTCTGACCATAATTGTTACACTTGGAACAACTGCTTCACTCTTTTCATACCATTACTTATTTTAGATGTCCAGGTCACTGATATATCTTTCAGATATCATTTAGCCAATCACAAACTTGTAACGCAACCACTGGTGTTACAGATTATGTACCTTCAGACAATTTTTTACTGATTACCAATAATGTCACTCCTTAAAACTAGTCACAGGTTTCATGTTATTTCAACACTACTTTATTTTTTAACACCACGTGCCATTA contains:
- the LOC124660366 gene encoding kinesin-like protein KIN-13A, with amino-acid sequence MARWLQSAGLQHLAVSSSATGPGPGMAADLRGGAGILPNLLMQGYGPQSIEEKQKLYMLLRSLNFNGESASAPISEPYTPTAQSLGGHSIDGFYSPELRGEFGAGLLDLHAMDDSELLSENVASEPFEASPFVPKETDDDEDDVMSGSQQGLSEIYSGAITSEKENNTRESNVAKIKVVVRKRPLNRKEISRKEEDVIDVHNSQFLTVHEPKLKVDLTAYVDKHEFCFDAVLDEAVTNDEVYRETVEPIIPIIFQRTKATCFAYGQTGSGKTYTMQPLPIRAAQDMVRLLHQPVYRTQNFKLWLSYFEIYGGKLFDLLSERRPLCIREDGKKQVCIVGLQEFEVSDVQIVKEYIERGNASRSTGSTGANEESSRSHAILQLAVKKHIPVVETRRQRDRDANEAKSTKLVGKLSFIDLAGSERGADTTDNDKQTRIEGAEINKSLLALKECIRALDNDQIHIPFRGSKLTEVLRDSFVGNSRTVMISCISPGSGSCEHTLNTLRYADRVKSLSKGGNSKKEQFTGQFVSSSKESTNTSYPLSAEGEETMDQIQENRYIDASRKVVEINASSSVDPDRNSFSMIPSYPHRGKEETSSTSALNDRERVDLKSNPTGYSSKAQSLQNSVNSQEEDKVTKVSPPRRKANISEKSERQSNYVKRENGPELSRIVHKQQLKQQQQQQRPSSTSASQVSSKQSEKESSCDDMEINAILEEEEALIAAHRKEIENTMEIVREEMNLLAEVDQPGSLIDNYVAQLNFLLSRKASGLVSLQARLARFQQRLKEEEILSRKKPSR